In Paenibacillus sp. J23TS9, a single genomic region encodes these proteins:
- a CDS encoding DUF177 domain-containing protein produces the protein MHFQFRKMAASSEPLQVRLQVDVSRLVQGTGDIKIPQPLLAELKAAYVGEDTVDVQGKLSVELDMSCSRCLKPVHQHLDIPFHEQFKLVKQPEEVQDENDDTNYVNDENVDLVPYVEESFVLHIPMTAVCKETCKGLCPSCGADLNEGTCDCDTEVVDPRLAALKDFFE, from the coding sequence ATGCACTTTCAATTTAGAAAAATGGCAGCCAGCAGCGAGCCGCTGCAGGTGCGTCTGCAAGTGGATGTAAGTCGTTTAGTTCAAGGCACTGGCGATATCAAGATTCCTCAGCCGCTTTTAGCGGAGCTGAAGGCAGCTTATGTCGGTGAAGATACGGTAGATGTTCAAGGAAAGCTCTCAGTAGAGCTGGACATGTCATGCTCCCGCTGCTTGAAACCTGTGCACCAGCATCTGGACATTCCATTCCACGAGCAGTTTAAGCTTGTGAAGCAGCCTGAAGAGGTTCAGGATGAGAATGATGATACCAACTACGTGAATGATGAAAATGTGGATCTTGTTCCGTACGTGGAGGAATCATTTGTGCTTCATATCCCGATGACTGCAGTTTGCAAGGAGACTTGCAAGGGCCTTTGCCCGAGCTGTGGAGCGGACTTGAATGAAGGCACCTGCGACTGCGACACGGAAGTGGTCGATCCAAGGCTTGCGGCGCTAAAAGATTTTTTCGAATGA
- the rnc gene encoding ribonuclease III, with translation MSGDLKQLQQKLHIQFHNRLLLKQAFTHASYVNEHRFSQQQDNERLEFLGDAVLELTVSEYLYQLFPNRPEGELTKLRAAIVCEPSLVKFAESLEFGQYVLLGKGEELTGGRTRPALLADVFESFVGALYLDQGLEAARSFLEAYIFPLVEAGGNLQMSDFKTELQELTQHHNMGALEYRIVEERGPAHEREFVSEVYMGNERVGRGSGRSKKEAEQQAAAVALKQLKLAEI, from the coding sequence TTGAGTGGAGATCTGAAGCAGTTACAGCAGAAACTTCATATCCAATTTCACAATCGGCTGCTTCTGAAACAGGCCTTTACCCACGCTTCTTATGTCAACGAACACCGCTTTAGCCAGCAGCAGGATAATGAACGTCTGGAGTTTCTGGGCGACGCTGTGCTGGAGCTGACGGTATCCGAATATTTGTATCAACTTTTTCCGAACCGTCCGGAGGGTGAGCTGACAAAGCTGCGCGCGGCCATTGTCTGCGAGCCGTCACTCGTGAAGTTTGCGGAGAGCCTGGAATTCGGGCAGTATGTGCTGCTTGGCAAAGGTGAAGAGCTTACTGGCGGGCGTACCCGCCCGGCCTTGCTTGCAGATGTGTTTGAATCGTTTGTTGGAGCCTTGTACCTCGATCAGGGGCTGGAAGCAGCCCGTTCATTTTTGGAAGCATATATTTTTCCGCTGGTCGAAGCGGGTGGCAACCTTCAGATGAGCGATTTCAAAACAGAACTGCAGGAATTGACGCAGCATCATAATATGGGCGCTCTGGAATACCGGATTGTGGAAGAACGGGGTCCGGCGCATGAGCGTGAGTTTGTCTCCGAGGTTTATATGGGGAATGAGCGTGTGGGAAGAGGATCGGGCCGCTCCAAAAAAGAAGCCGAGCAGCAGGCTGCTGCAGTCGCTTTAAAGCAGCTGAAGCTGGCTGAAATTTGA
- a CDS encoding nucleotidyltransferase — MSVVGLIVEYNPLHNGHVHHYTRAKEISGADYSVAILSGPFLQRGEPGIISKFARTEMALAMGVDLVIELPASYAVQPAEWFAYGGAALLHATGVVDSLCFGTESGTLDLLLPLSRILAEESPELQEQISFHLSAGMNYPAAYSRAAAAVMGFPGEESELLHVLQKPNHTLGLHYLIALNRLNSSIRPFTIPRIHAGYHDEMPAHSAVASATAVRRMLLTQDLNAAAPYLPESTLSILSREFDEGRGPVTWESFRGTLMHLLLTSSPQYLESLHEVTEGLEHRLKRLIYSLKEPHVDELLQALKTKRYTHTKLQRMLAHILLRHTKEEMSPSMLSQGPGYLRVLGFSSAGQKLLKQMKKTATLPVIVKPSSIEHPQLELDLRTSAAYANAFPRPEVRDIFRDYLEGPIRLFH; from the coding sequence GTGTCTGTCGTCGGATTAATTGTCGAATACAACCCTTTACATAACGGCCATGTTCATCATTATACCAGAGCCAAGGAAATTTCGGGTGCAGATTATTCCGTGGCTATCCTTAGCGGTCCCTTTCTTCAGCGCGGTGAGCCGGGGATCATCAGTAAGTTCGCCCGAACTGAAATGGCATTGGCCATGGGGGTCGATCTTGTGATCGAGCTGCCAGCTTCCTATGCCGTCCAGCCCGCGGAATGGTTCGCTTATGGCGGTGCTGCTCTTCTCCATGCCACTGGTGTCGTGGACAGCCTCTGCTTCGGGACGGAGAGCGGCACGCTTGATCTGCTGCTTCCTCTCTCGCGCATACTCGCTGAAGAAAGCCCGGAGCTTCAGGAGCAAATCAGCTTTCATCTGAGCGCAGGAATGAACTATCCGGCAGCCTATAGCAGGGCCGCTGCTGCTGTAATGGGATTTCCGGGCGAAGAAAGCGAGCTTCTCCATGTACTTCAGAAGCCCAATCACACGCTCGGTCTTCATTATCTGATTGCTCTGAACCGTCTAAATAGCTCCATCCGCCCGTTTACCATTCCAAGAATCCATGCGGGCTATCATGATGAAATGCCTGCCCACTCGGCGGTTGCAAGCGCGACGGCTGTACGCCGCATGCTGCTTACACAGGATCTGAACGCTGCGGCACCTTATTTACCGGAATCAACGCTTAGCATTCTCTCCCGTGAATTTGACGAAGGGCGCGGACCTGTGACCTGGGAATCCTTCCGCGGAACGCTGATGCATCTGCTCCTCACCAGTTCTCCGCAATATTTGGAAAGCCTTCATGAGGTCACAGAAGGGCTTGAGCACCGTCTGAAGCGTCTCATCTATTCCCTGAAGGAACCGCATGTGGACGAGCTGCTGCAGGCTCTCAAGACCAAGCGCTACACGCATACGAAGCTGCAGCGGATGCTTGCCCATATTTTGCTGCGTCATACCAAAGAAGAAATGTCTCCGTCCATGCTCTCCCAGGGTCCCGGATATCTGCGTGTACTTGGGTTTAGCAGCGCAGGGCAAAAGCTCCTGAAGCAGATGAAGAAGACGGCAACCTTGCCGGTCATCGTCAAACCGTCTTCCATCGAGCATCCCCAGCTGGAGCTGGATCTGCGAACATCTGCGGCCTATGCCAATGCCTTCCCAAGACCTGAAGTCCGTGACATCTTCAGAGATTATCTGGAGGGTCCTATCCGTCTATTCCATTAA
- the rpmF gene encoding 50S ribosomal protein L32 has protein sequence MAVPQRRTSKTRRDKRRTHFKLAVPGMVKCEQCGELKLAHHVCKVCGTYKSREIISQ, from the coding sequence ATGGCAGTACCTCAACGGAGAACGTCCAAAACACGTCGCGACAAGCGTCGTACTCACTTTAAACTGGCAGTGCCGGGCATGGTGAAATGTGAACAATGCGGAGAATTGAAGCTTGCTCACCACGTATGCAAAGTGTGCGGAACGTATAAATCAAGAGAAATTATTTCGCAATAA
- the plsX gene encoding phosphate acyltransferase PlsX: protein MRIAIDAMGGDNAPECNVEGALAAAAEWKDTHIVLVGDESKIQPLLSKHGGQVPSNLSVHHAGEVIGPEDEPVKAVRRKKDASMVVAGRMLKDKEADAMISAGNTGALMTTGLLIVGRMEGIERPALAPMIPTLDGSGVLALDLGANMDAKPEHLAQYALMGSLYRQKVMGVERPRVGLLNVGTEPGKGNELTKHTFPLLEQMPIHFVGNVEARDIMNGTCDVLVCDGFAGNILLKSIEGTAGAMFKLLKEQFSQNIKSKLGAAMLMPQLRGLKDKLDYKEHGGAPLLGLSGLVVKSHGSADGNAIKNSVRQARIAIQSQLVESISNEISGKRVTL from the coding sequence ATGCGGATCGCCATTGATGCCATGGGAGGCGACAACGCTCCTGAATGCAATGTCGAGGGGGCACTGGCCGCAGCTGCGGAATGGAAGGACACCCATATTGTCTTAGTGGGGGATGAATCCAAAATTCAACCGCTGCTCAGTAAACACGGTGGACAGGTTCCCTCCAATCTCAGTGTTCACCATGCAGGAGAGGTCATCGGGCCAGAAGATGAGCCTGTTAAGGCGGTGCGACGCAAAAAGGATGCATCCATGGTCGTGGCTGGACGCATGCTGAAAGATAAAGAAGCTGATGCAATGATATCAGCCGGCAACACGGGCGCACTGATGACAACGGGTCTTCTGATCGTCGGCCGGATGGAAGGGATTGAACGGCCGGCTCTTGCTCCAATGATTCCGACGCTGGACGGCTCGGGGGTACTGGCACTGGATCTTGGCGCCAATATGGATGCAAAGCCGGAGCATCTAGCGCAATATGCGCTGATGGGCAGCTTGTATCGGCAAAAGGTAATGGGCGTTGAGCGTCCGCGTGTGGGTCTGCTCAATGTAGGTACCGAGCCTGGCAAAGGGAATGAGCTGACGAAGCATACCTTCCCTCTGCTGGAGCAGATGCCGATTCATTTTGTCGGTAACGTGGAGGCGCGCGACATCATGAACGGTACCTGTGATGTTTTGGTTTGTGATGGCTTTGCGGGCAATATCCTGCTTAAGTCGATTGAGGGTACTGCAGGAGCTATGTTCAAGCTTTTAAAGGAACAGTTCTCCCAGAATATCAAAAGCAAACTGGGTGCAGCGATGCTGATGCCTCAGCTTCGCGGCCTTAAGGATAAATTGGATTACAAGGAACACGGCGGAGCCCCTCTCCTTGGTCTTAGTGGACTTGTTGTCAAAAGTCACGGATCGGCAGATGGTAACGCGATCAAGAATTCCGTACGCCAAGCCAGAATCGCAATTCAAAGTCAATTGGTTGAAAGCATTTCAAACGAAATCAGCGGGAAGAGAGTGACGTTATGA
- the fabF gene encoding beta-ketoacyl-ACP synthase II, producing MNHRVVVTGMGVMTSLGHDLDTFWNNLMTGKSGVSRIESFDVSEYPTQIAASIKDFNPEDFMDRKDARKMDRFVQLAVTAGKAALEHSGLDIQKDADPNRVGISIGSGIGGLGTWEDQHNILLEKGPKRVSPFFIPMMIANMASGQLSIMLGAKGPNTTPVTACATGSHAIGDSYKLIQRGDADVMICGGAEATIRPTGMAGFCAMRAMSTRNDEPEKASRPFDVDRDGFIMGEGAGILVIESLEHAQKRGAHIIAEVLGYGLSGDAHHMTEPDPDGPARCMAMAIRDAGIQPEDVDYINAHGTSTPVGDRSETIAIKKALGEHAYKVAVSSTKSMTGHLLGAAGGVEAVICGLSLQNQRIAPTINLDNQDPECDLDYVPNHARDAKLDIVMSNSFGFGGHNATIILKKFDE from the coding sequence TTGAATCATAGAGTGGTTGTAACCGGAATGGGCGTAATGACGTCGCTCGGCCATGACCTGGATACGTTTTGGAACAACTTAATGACCGGTAAATCCGGTGTCTCCCGGATCGAATCCTTTGATGTCAGTGAATACCCTACACAAATAGCTGCTTCGATAAAGGACTTTAACCCTGAAGACTTTATGGACCGTAAGGATGCGCGTAAAATGGACCGTTTTGTCCAGCTTGCCGTGACTGCCGGGAAAGCAGCGCTTGAACACAGCGGCCTTGACATCCAAAAGGATGCTGACCCCAACCGTGTGGGAATTTCCATTGGATCGGGTATTGGCGGACTTGGAACATGGGAAGACCAGCATAATATTTTGCTCGAAAAAGGTCCTAAACGGGTTAGCCCGTTCTTTATTCCGATGATGATTGCCAACATGGCTTCCGGCCAGCTGTCAATCATGCTCGGTGCAAAAGGTCCAAACACTACGCCGGTGACGGCTTGTGCGACTGGATCACATGCAATTGGCGATTCATATAAGCTGATTCAGCGCGGGGATGCCGATGTCATGATCTGCGGTGGTGCGGAAGCAACGATTCGTCCAACAGGGATGGCAGGCTTCTGTGCGATGCGGGCGATGTCCACACGCAATGATGAACCCGAGAAGGCAAGCCGTCCATTTGATGTGGATCGCGATGGATTCATTATGGGCGAAGGTGCTGGCATTCTGGTCATCGAGTCGCTTGAGCATGCGCAAAAACGCGGAGCTCACATTATCGCGGAAGTGCTTGGCTACGGCCTCAGCGGAGATGCGCATCATATGACTGAGCCTGATCCGGACGGCCCGGCACGCTGCATGGCGATGGCGATACGCGACGCGGGAATCCAGCCGGAAGATGTGGACTACATTAATGCTCATGGAACTTCAACACCGGTAGGTGACCGTTCCGAGACGATTGCGATCAAGAAGGCTCTGGGAGAGCATGCCTACAAGGTAGCTGTGAGTTCCACTAAATCGATGACCGGCCATCTGCTTGGCGCCGCTGGCGGTGTTGAAGCCGTCATTTGTGGTTTGTCGCTGCAGAATCAAAGAATCGCGCCGACCATCAATCTTGACAACCAGGATCCGGAATGTGATCTGGACTATGTGCCGAACCATGCACGCGATGCCAAGCTTGACATTGTTATGTCCAACTCTTTTGGTTTTGGCGGCCATAACGCCACGATTATTTTAAAAAAATTCGATGAGTAA
- the fabG gene encoding 3-oxoacyl-[acyl-carrier-protein] reductase, translating to MSKPLQGQAALVTGASRGIGRSIALALAEAGANVAVNYSGSEAAAQSVVDEIKQLGVEAFAIQANVGQSDQAEQLIKEVNHVFGRIDILVNNAGITRDNLIMRMKEEEFDQVIETNLKGVFNCLKSVSRPMMKQRYGRIINISSVVGVLGNAGQANYVAAKAGVIGLTKSSARELASRGITVNCVAPGFIDTDMTRELSEELRGKMIQDIPLARLGQPEEIAKVVVFLASEGASYMTGQTLHVDGGMYM from the coding sequence ATGTCTAAACCATTGCAAGGACAAGCTGCGCTGGTGACTGGTGCTTCCCGCGGAATCGGCCGCAGCATCGCACTGGCTCTGGCAGAGGCTGGAGCCAACGTAGCCGTCAATTACTCGGGCAGTGAAGCTGCAGCCCAGTCGGTAGTTGATGAGATCAAACAGCTTGGTGTTGAAGCGTTTGCCATTCAGGCGAATGTGGGTCAATCTGACCAGGCCGAGCAGCTGATCAAAGAAGTGAATCATGTTTTTGGCCGTATTGATATTCTAGTGAATAACGCTGGCATTACCAGAGACAATCTGATTATGCGTATGAAAGAGGAAGAGTTTGATCAAGTGATTGAAACCAACCTCAAGGGCGTATTTAACTGCCTCAAATCGGTCAGTCGTCCGATGATGAAGCAGCGCTATGGCCGCATTATCAATATATCGTCTGTTGTTGGAGTGCTCGGTAATGCGGGTCAGGCCAATTACGTCGCCGCGAAAGCGGGAGTGATTGGCCTGACGAAATCCTCTGCGCGAGAGCTTGCCTCCCGCGGCATTACAGTGAACTGCGTGGCTCCGGGCTTCATTGATACTGACATGACCCGCGAGCTTTCGGAAGAGCTGAGAGGGAAGATGATACAGGATATTCCGCTCGCCCGTCTTGGACAGCCGGAGGAAATTGCCAAGGTTGTGGTTTTCCTGGCTTCCGAAGGGGCATCCTATATGACAGGACAGACTCTTCATGTAGACGGCGGCATGTATATGTAA
- a CDS encoding SepM family pheromone-processing serine protease, whose translation MREGNKMQYKKRREGLRLVLYLFMVALLVYVTVYMPTPYIIYQPGSADVVKPMLSVQKGDHEEKGTFMMTTVSASYANLVMLVVSAFNPNAEIDQKQARLGDKSEDEYAAEQVYLMSDSQSSAVEAAYHEADVPYSIVPQYLFIFSTPEGDEARKNFKPGDRLSEVDGQPVTNNDSLSSLLKTKKVGDVVTVKLIRGGKPLEEKVNLIELKDKDTNKTRPGLGVTIATMQKVESKDPGLRVNFANTRVGGPSAGLMFTMEIYNQLTEGDLTKGYQVAGTGTIDKDGKVGPIGGVQHKIVAADRKHAEFFFVPKDNYAEAKAKADKIKTGMKLVPVNTLEDAIKYMDALQAKS comes from the coding sequence ATGAGAGAAGGAAATAAGATGCAGTACAAGAAAAGACGCGAAGGACTACGCCTGGTCCTTTACCTTTTTATGGTGGCATTGCTGGTATACGTCACGGTTTATATGCCAACGCCGTATATCATTTACCAGCCGGGAAGCGCGGATGTGGTTAAGCCTATGCTTTCGGTTCAAAAAGGGGATCATGAGGAAAAAGGTACATTCATGATGACGACGGTGTCAGCCAGCTACGCCAATCTGGTTATGCTCGTTGTTTCGGCTTTTAATCCGAATGCCGAGATCGATCAGAAGCAAGCCAGACTGGGTGACAAAAGCGAAGATGAATATGCAGCCGAGCAGGTGTATCTCATGAGTGATTCGCAATCCTCCGCAGTGGAAGCAGCATACCATGAGGCTGATGTACCATACAGCATCGTTCCCCAGTATTTATTTATTTTTTCGACGCCTGAGGGAGACGAAGCGCGGAAAAATTTCAAGCCTGGTGACCGCCTTTCCGAAGTGGATGGACAACCCGTAACCAATAACGACAGCTTAAGCAGTCTCCTTAAAACAAAGAAGGTTGGAGACGTGGTTACCGTGAAGCTGATCCGCGGCGGCAAGCCGCTGGAGGAAAAGGTGAATCTTATCGAGCTTAAGGACAAGGACACGAACAAGACTCGTCCGGGGCTGGGTGTAACCATAGCGACGATGCAGAAGGTGGAATCCAAGGATCCGGGGCTTCGGGTGAATTTTGCGAATACCCGCGTCGGAGGACCGTCAGCGGGGCTTATGTTTACCATGGAGATTTACAACCAGCTGACAGAGGGAGATTTGACCAAAGGTTATCAGGTAGCCGGAACGGGAACCATTGATAAGGACGGCAAGGTGGGTCCGATCGGCGGAGTTCAACATAAAATTGTCGCCGCCGACCGGAAGCATGCTGAATTTTTCTTTGTTCCAAAGGATAATTATGCCGAAGCAAAAGCCAAAGCCGATAAAATAAAAACCGGCATGAAGCTCGTGCCAGTGAATACACTCGAAGACGCCATCAAGTATATGGATGCCCTCCAAGCTAAATCTTAA
- the fapR gene encoding transcription factor FapR, whose translation MPKKQRHQHLLKLIEENPFVTDRELTRELKVSIQTIRLDRMELGIPELRERMKQMAEHSYDQVRSLPLDEVVGEVVDLQLDKSGISIFEIRDEHVFSRTQIARGHYVFAQANSLAVALINDEIALTASADIRFLRQVHMGEKCIAKAYVRSMNGHKGKAKVEVFTYVGEEMVFQGNFVIYRSTGEENFEGGM comes from the coding sequence TTGCCCAAGAAACAGCGACATCAGCATCTATTGAAACTTATTGAAGAAAATCCGTTTGTGACGGACCGCGAATTGACCCGAGAGCTGAAGGTCAGCATTCAAACCATACGTCTGGATCGAATGGAACTTGGAATACCGGAGCTGCGGGAGCGCATGAAGCAGATGGCTGAGCACTCGTATGACCAGGTGCGTTCGCTGCCGCTGGACGAAGTGGTCGGCGAGGTTGTGGACCTGCAGCTGGATAAGAGCGGCATCTCCATTTTTGAAATCCGCGATGAGCATGTATTTTCGCGGACGCAAATTGCTCGTGGACATTATGTTTTTGCACAGGCCAACTCTCTCGCGGTAGCCCTCATCAATGATGAGATTGCGCTAACCGCATCGGCGGACATCCGGTTTTTGCGACAGGTGCACATGGGGGAGAAATGCATCGCCAAAGCCTATGTCAGATCGATGAACGGGCATAAGGGAAAGGCGAAGGTGGAAGTATTCACTTACGTAGGCGAGGAAATGGTGTTCCAGGGCAATTTTGTCATTTACCGGTCAACAGGGGAAGAAAACTTTGAAGGAGGAATGTAG
- the acpP gene encoding acyl carrier protein, producing the protein MSDVLERVKRIVVDRLGADEAEVTLEASFKDDLGADSLDVVELVMELEDEFDLEISDEDAEKITTVGEVVNYIQSHT; encoded by the coding sequence ATGTCCGATGTATTGGAGCGTGTAAAGCGCATCGTCGTGGATCGTTTGGGTGCTGACGAAGCTGAGGTAACACTGGAAGCATCTTTTAAAGATGATCTAGGTGCTGATTCTCTCGACGTTGTTGAACTAGTCATGGAATTGGAAGACGAATTTGATCTGGAAATCTCTGATGAAGATGCAGAGAAAATTACGACCGTAGGTGAAGTTGTAAATTACATACAATCTCATACCTAA
- the fabD gene encoding ACP S-malonyltransferase, whose protein sequence is MGKTAFVFPGQGAQSVGMGKDFYEAVPASRDIIDRADNALGFSLSSLMFEGPDSELKKTYNTQPALLTASTAALAALREKGITPDYVAGHSLGEYSALVASDVLSFEDAVAIVRARGEYMEAAVPGGQGAMAAVLGADRAALKELCRSITENGQLVELANINCPGQIVVSGSKEGVAAAGERVKEAGGKRAIPLEVSGPFHSSLMKEAAQRLADKLGAVSFQEPSIPVVANVTARPAESAENIRGLLVEQVYSPVLWEDTVAYLIAEGVDTFVEIGPGNVLTGLIKKMDKTVKLINVNTLESLSESF, encoded by the coding sequence ATGGGTAAAACGGCATTTGTATTTCCCGGGCAGGGAGCCCAATCTGTAGGAATGGGGAAAGATTTTTATGAGGCGGTTCCTGCCTCACGTGATATCATAGACCGCGCGGACAACGCGCTGGGATTCTCACTGTCTTCACTGATGTTTGAAGGACCTGACAGCGAGTTGAAGAAAACTTACAATACGCAGCCTGCTCTGCTTACTGCAAGCACTGCTGCACTCGCGGCTCTCCGTGAGAAAGGCATTACCCCGGATTATGTGGCTGGCCACAGTCTGGGCGAATACAGCGCTCTGGTTGCTTCGGATGTTCTCAGCTTTGAGGATGCGGTAGCAATCGTGCGTGCACGGGGTGAATACATGGAAGCTGCCGTTCCTGGGGGACAGGGAGCCATGGCTGCGGTGCTGGGTGCAGACCGTGCAGCGCTTAAGGAACTCTGCCGCAGCATTACCGAGAACGGACAGCTGGTTGAATTGGCCAACATCAACTGCCCTGGGCAGATTGTGGTTTCCGGCTCCAAGGAAGGCGTTGCCGCCGCAGGCGAGCGCGTCAAAGAAGCGGGCGGCAAAAGAGCGATTCCGCTTGAGGTCAGCGGACCTTTTCACTCATCCCTGATGAAAGAAGCCGCGCAGCGGCTGGCGGACAAGCTGGGTGCCGTATCTTTTCAGGAGCCTTCGATCCCGGTTGTGGCCAATGTCACCGCCCGCCCTGCAGAAAGCGCTGAGAATATCCGCGGACTTCTGGTGGAGCAGGTTTATTCTCCTGTACTTTGGGAGGACACGGTTGCTTATCTGATCGCAGAAGGTGTCGACACATTTGTTGAGATTGGTCCGGGTAACGTCTTGACCGGCTTGATCAAAAAAATGGATAAGACCGTAAAGCTCATCAATGTGAATACACTGGAGAGTCTTTCCGAAAGCTTCTAA
- a CDS encoding beta-ketoacyl-ACP synthase III: protein MSNLRPVGIIGTGMYVPEKILTNADLEKMVETNDEWIVSRTGIRERHIAAEDQATSDLCYEAAVKALASAGMTADQLDLIIIATVTPDTFFPSTACILQDKLGAKKAAAFDLSAACSGFVYGLATARNFITTGMYNNALVIGADSLSRITDYTDRNTCVLFGDGAGAVILGEVPEGRGFQSFDLGAEGAGGNLLKLEAGGSRLPSSVETVEGKKHYIYMNGREVFKFAVRVMNTATETVLKKAGKTKEDIDLFVPHQANIRIIQSAMERLDVSADKCVINVDKYANTSAASIPLALVEAAEQGRMKEGDCVLMVGFGGGLTWGASVLIW, encoded by the coding sequence ATGAGTAATTTACGGCCAGTAGGGATTATCGGCACAGGAATGTATGTCCCAGAGAAGATTCTGACCAATGCCGACCTGGAAAAAATGGTAGAAACGAATGATGAATGGATCGTATCACGTACTGGGATTCGCGAACGTCATATTGCGGCAGAAGACCAGGCAACATCCGATCTGTGTTATGAAGCTGCTGTAAAGGCACTCGCTTCTGCAGGGATGACGGCGGATCAACTCGATTTGATTATCATTGCTACCGTTACGCCGGATACGTTTTTTCCATCCACCGCTTGTATTTTGCAGGATAAGCTGGGCGCTAAAAAGGCTGCGGCATTCGATCTGTCAGCTGCATGCTCTGGATTCGTTTATGGTCTTGCAACCGCAAGAAACTTTATCACCACAGGCATGTATAACAATGCACTGGTAATTGGCGCTGATAGTTTGTCACGGATCACCGACTATACTGACCGCAATACATGCGTCCTGTTCGGAGATGGTGCGGGTGCTGTCATTCTTGGCGAAGTACCTGAAGGCCGGGGGTTCCAATCCTTCGATCTTGGAGCGGAGGGCGCAGGAGGAAACTTGCTGAAGCTCGAAGCAGGGGGCTCAAGACTTCCATCCTCGGTAGAAACCGTTGAAGGCAAAAAGCATTATATCTACATGAACGGACGCGAAGTATTCAAATTTGCAGTCCGCGTAATGAATACGGCAACGGAAACCGTTCTGAAGAAGGCGGGCAAGACCAAGGAAGATATCGACTTGTTCGTGCCTCATCAGGCCAATATCCGCATTATTCAATCCGCAATGGAGCGGCTTGATGTGTCCGCAGACAAATGCGTTATCAATGTTGATAAATATGCCAATACATCCGCAGCCTCCATACCGCTGGCTCTGGTGGAAGCGGCTGAACAGGGAAGAATGAAGGAAGGCGACTGTGTGCTAATGGTCGGCTTCGGCGGAGGCCTGACCTGGGGAGCATCCGTACTAATCTGGTAA